Part of the Cuniculiplasma divulgatum genome, ATGCACCACATATGGGAGAAGTTTCATGTGAAGATTGGTGTAAGGACATGCCAGCTCATATTTCACAGGCTTGAATTCAGGAGGAGAAAACCAAGAGGAATCATAGCCAAAGGCGATCCTGATGAACAGTACGCTTTTAAAAAAACTCTCTGAGGATCTGAAGAGAGGCGATACGGATATATGGTCACTGGATGAATGCCATTTCTACCAGCATGGAACCACCCTGGCCATGTGGATACCACCTGAAGACAAGGATCCAACAGTATTACAGTATCCCACAAGGAAAGGTGTCAGCGTATTCGGTGCAGTGAACATCAGGACGGGAGAATTCGTTGGCATGATGTCTAATGTATTCAACGCCATAACTTTCAGCAGATTTCTTACCGTCCTGATGAAAAGGGGGAAGGGAAAGAAGATGCAGATCATCCTGGACAACGCCAGGTACCATCATGCAAAGTTGATCCTTCCATGGCTGGAGGAACACAAAGATCAGCTGTTCCTTGACTTTCTACCACCATACTCACCGAAACTGAATCCCATAGAGAGGGTTTGGAAGCTCCTGAAAAAATTGAGGTTACATAACCAGTATTTTCCTGACCTGAAAGGAGTTATAAGAGTGGTTGCAAAACAGTTCCTGTTATGGAATGGGGAGAATGGAACCCTCAGAACACTATGCTACATGGAATGATTGTGTGTATGCGGTAATACTTATTTCGTTATGTATAGTTAACAAACATCTCCACCCATCTTTTACAGAAGGATTTGCTTTTTGAGAATTCAATGAAGCTTGCTTTAACAGTATCAACCATCATTTCCTGGTCTTTCGCAAATGTATGTGACACTACTTTCTTGATGAATTTCCATATGATTTCTATTGGATTCAGTTGTGGTGAATACGGAGGAAGAAATACCAGTTCAATGTCCAGTATCTCTGCGGTTATTGCAACATTCTCTGTTCTGTGGGCAAAGAAGTTATCCAGTATGAGAATGATATGATTGAACGGATTACTGTATCTTATCTCATTCAGGAAATCCATGACACTTTCCCGTTTTGAATTAAAAACGTGTTCACTGTACCTTTACACCGTTAGGCATATTTTATAATCTATATAGCAAACCACGGTGTCGGTTATCGCTTTTCTGTATGAGTAAAATAGGTGTAGGAATCAATGAATTCAAAACCGGCCATTTTCCGTCAGTTCTGTGATTTTGTTAATAAAGTCCATCTAACGCTCTGTGGCAGCCATAGTCAATGACTATAATCAAAAAAGAAAGGAGGAATAGCAGAATAGACTATGACTATTGGAACGAAGTACAGCGGTCTCACGTTTTCTCATGAAATGAACGGGAGGATAGGAAAAGAATCAATAAGCAGATGTGGTCGCTTCTGGAAGAGCAGTAATTCCTATTAAACTAAAAGACACTACCCCCAAAATGTTACACTTGT contains:
- a CDS encoding IS630 family transposase — protein: MNSTLLKKLSEDLKRGDTDIWSLDECHFYQHGTTLAMWIPPEDKDPTVLQYPTRKGVSVFGAVNIRTGEFVGMMSNVFNAITFSRFLTVLMKRGKGKKMQIILDNARYHHAKLILPWLEEHKDQLFLDFLPPYSPKLNPIERVWKLLKKLRLHNQYFPDLKGVIRVVAKQFLLWNGENGTLRTLCYME